One window of the Rhizorhabdus dicambivorans genome contains the following:
- a CDS encoding TerC family protein has translation MTDIAAIFADPANWAALAALVTMEVVLGIDNLIFISILTNKLPEQYRARARAIGIGLALGLRLVLLSLIAFIVTLTRPILDLFGHPLSWRDIILIAGGLFLVWKATKEIHHNVDVQGDDGLFDTERAGLSFGAAIVQIILLDLVFSIDSIITAVGMTDHVPIMFIAVIAAVAAMITAAGPLSRFIEKNPTVVMLALAFLFMIGMTLIAEGFGAHVPKGYIYAAMAFSAAVEGLNMVQRRRRKR, from the coding sequence ATGACTGACATTGCCGCCATTTTCGCCGATCCCGCCAACTGGGCCGCGCTGGCCGCGCTGGTGACGATGGAAGTCGTGCTCGGCATCGACAATCTCATCTTCATCTCGATCCTCACCAACAAGCTGCCGGAGCAGTATCGCGCACGGGCCCGCGCGATCGGCATCGGTCTGGCATTGGGGCTGCGCCTGGTGCTGCTGAGCCTGATCGCCTTCATCGTCACCCTGACCCGGCCGATCCTCGATCTGTTCGGCCATCCGCTGTCGTGGCGCGATATCATCCTGATCGCGGGCGGACTCTTCCTGGTCTGGAAGGCGACCAAGGAGATCCACCACAATGTCGACGTGCAGGGCGACGACGGGCTGTTCGACACGGAGCGCGCCGGGCTCTCCTTCGGGGCGGCGATCGTCCAGATCATCCTGCTCGACCTGGTCTTTTCGATCGATTCGATCATCACCGCGGTGGGCATGACCGATCATGTGCCGATCATGTTCATCGCGGTGATCGCCGCGGTCGCGGCGATGATAACCGCCGCGGGCCCGCTGTCGCGCTTCATCGAGAAGAACCCGACGGTGGTGATGCTGGCGCTGGCCTTCCTGTTCATGATCGGCATGACGCTGATCGCCGAGGGCTTCGGGGCGCATGTGCCCAAGGGCTATATCTATGCGGCAATGGCCTTCTCGGCGGCGGTCGAGGGGCTGAACATGGTGCAGCGCCGGCGCAGGAAGCGGTAG
- a CDS encoding heterodisulfide reductase-related iron-sulfur binding cluster, whose protein sequence is MREGSLEAPTRHPIPWQEEGYYDEAALDAELRRVFDICHGCRRCFNLCDSFPRLFDLIDESPTGELDSVESKDFKPVVDACTLCDMCFMTKCPYVPPHEFDLDFPHLMLRARAIEFAKGETSFPDRELAKTDRNGQLASLVAGPANWATKRGNMLTRPILQAVADIDVRADLPAFADATFEEQAAASGAAINAQAPAYGRKALLYATCYVNFNTPGVGLATQKVLAHNGVDMAVAHPGCCGMPKLENGDLAGVAAQARLVAAALEPAIDAGRDIIALTPSCALMLKFEWPLILPEDPQVRKLAAATFDIAEYVVDIAKKEGLAPGLGDLAGPVAMHFACHSRAQNQGPKAAEMLRMIPGSQVSVVERCSGHGGKWGMFTKNFDVGIKIGKPAGRALAKDTPAHVVSECPLAGVHLRQVIETIPAAPVPDRVGHPIELFARAYGF, encoded by the coding sequence ATGCGCGAAGGCAGCCTCGAAGCCCCGACCCGCCATCCCATCCCCTGGCAGGAGGAGGGCTATTATGACGAGGCCGCGCTGGATGCCGAGCTGCGCCGGGTGTTCGACATCTGCCATGGCTGCCGGCGCTGCTTCAACCTGTGCGACAGCTTCCCGCGCCTGTTCGACCTGATCGACGAGAGCCCGACCGGCGAGCTGGACAGCGTCGAGTCGAAGGATTTCAAGCCGGTCGTCGATGCCTGCACCCTGTGCGACATGTGCTTCATGACGAAGTGCCCCTATGTGCCGCCGCACGAATTCGATCTCGATTTCCCGCATCTGATGCTGCGCGCCCGCGCGATCGAGTTCGCCAAGGGAGAGACCAGCTTCCCCGACAGGGAACTGGCGAAAACCGATCGCAACGGCCAGCTCGCCAGCCTCGTCGCGGGGCCCGCCAACTGGGCGACGAAGCGCGGCAACATGCTGACCCGGCCGATCCTCCAGGCGGTGGCGGACATCGATGTCCGCGCCGACCTTCCCGCCTTCGCCGACGCGACCTTCGAGGAGCAGGCCGCCGCATCGGGCGCCGCGATCAACGCTCAGGCGCCTGCCTATGGCCGCAAGGCGCTGCTTTATGCGACCTGCTATGTGAACTTCAACACGCCCGGCGTCGGCCTCGCGACCCAGAAGGTGCTCGCGCATAACGGCGTCGACATGGCCGTCGCCCATCCCGGCTGCTGCGGCATGCCCAAGCTGGAGAATGGCGACCTCGCCGGGGTGGCGGCGCAGGCGCGGCTGGTGGCGGCGGCGCTGGAGCCGGCGATCGACGCGGGCCGCGACATCATCGCGCTGACGCCGAGCTGCGCGCTGATGCTCAAGTTCGAATGGCCGCTGATCCTGCCCGAGGATCCCCAGGTCAGGAAGCTGGCCGCGGCGACCTTCGACATCGCCGAATATGTCGTCGACATCGCCAAGAAGGAGGGGCTGGCCCCGGGGCTGGGCGACCTCGCCGGGCCGGTGGCGATGCACTTCGCCTGCCATTCGCGCGCGCAGAACCAGGGGCCCAAGGCGGCGGAGATGCTGCGGATGATCCCCGGATCGCAGGTCTCGGTGGTCGAGCGCTGCTCGGGCCATGGCGGCAAATGGGGGATGTTCACCAAGAATTTCGACGTCGGCATCAAAATCGGCAAGCCTGCCGGCCGGGCGCTGGCGAAGGACACTCCGGCGCATGTCGTGTCCGAATGCCCGCTGGCCGGCGTCCATCTGCGCCAGGTGATCGAGACGATCCCGGCCGCCCCGGTGCCCGATCGGGTGGGCCACCCGATCGAGCTGTTCGCCCGCGCCTATGGCTTCTGA
- a CDS encoding rubrerythrin family protein, whose protein sequence is MGLKGSKTEENLKAAFAGESQANRRYLYFAQKADIEGYNDVAAVFRSTAEGETGHAHGHLEFLEETGDPATGEPIGDTIKNLKASIAGETHEYTDMYPGMAKSARDEGFDEIADWFETLAKAEKSHAGRFTKALETLA, encoded by the coding sequence ATGGGTCTGAAGGGCAGCAAGACGGAAGAGAATCTCAAGGCCGCGTTTGCCGGCGAGAGCCAGGCCAATCGCCGCTATCTCTATTTCGCGCAGAAGGCCGACATCGAAGGCTATAACGACGTCGCCGCCGTGTTCCGCTCGACCGCCGAGGGCGAGACCGGCCACGCCCATGGCCATCTCGAATTCCTCGAGGAGACTGGCGATCCGGCGACCGGAGAGCCGATCGGCGACACGATCAAGAACCTCAAGGCGTCGATCGCGGGCGAGACCCACGAATATACCGACATGTATCCGGGCATGGCCAAGTCCGCCCGCGACGAGGGCTTCGACGAGATCGCCGACTGGTTCGAGACGCTCGCCAAGGCCGAGAAGAGCCACGCCGGCCGCTTCACCAAGGCGCTCGAAACGCTGGCGTGA